A single window of Nocardia sp. NBC_01327 DNA harbors:
- a CDS encoding NAD(P)H-binding protein, producing the protein MGTEPILVTGAAGGSQGGTGRTVAEALLRAGLPVRAFVHHDDARVAELKDLGAKIVVGDLREITSVLPALEGVRRAYFTYPVTAGMLDATAVFAAAARANGVQRVVAVSQLGSAHNAGTPHMRRHWVAEQVLDRAEIGAVHLRAAVFFENLRVAIGDRGELALPLGSPDTVLPLIAADDVADVAVGVLRTADPVDPVLWLAGEILTTGAAAAALGVPYVDVDPERWAESARSIYRDEVTVEHLTQLWTMFAAIGSGHELFQVTASIERYAGHPPRTLRGTER; encoded by the coding sequence ATGGGTACCGAACCGATCCTCGTCACCGGGGCCGCCGGTGGCAGTCAGGGCGGCACCGGCCGGACGGTCGCCGAAGCGCTGCTCCGGGCGGGCCTTCCGGTGCGGGCGTTCGTGCACCACGACGATGCCCGTGTGGCCGAACTGAAGGACCTCGGGGCGAAGATCGTCGTCGGTGATCTCCGCGAGATCACCTCGGTCCTGCCCGCCCTCGAGGGCGTGCGGCGCGCCTATTTCACCTATCCGGTCACCGCCGGAATGCTCGATGCCACAGCGGTTTTCGCCGCTGCCGCGCGGGCGAACGGGGTGCAGCGGGTGGTCGCGGTCTCCCAGCTCGGTTCGGCGCACAATGCGGGCACCCCGCATATGCGCCGGCACTGGGTGGCCGAGCAGGTGCTCGATCGCGCGGAGATCGGCGCTGTGCATCTGCGCGCCGCGGTCTTCTTCGAAAACCTGCGCGTGGCCATCGGCGATCGCGGCGAACTGGCACTGCCGCTCGGCTCGCCCGATACCGTGCTGCCGCTGATCGCGGCCGACGATGTCGCCGACGTGGCGGTCGGTGTACTGCGCACCGCCGACCCGGTCGATCCGGTGCTGTGGCTGGCCGGCGAAATCCTCACCACCGGTGCCGCAGCCGCAGCCCTCGGCGTCCCGTACGTCGATGTCGACCCCGAGCGGTGGGCCGAATCCGCCCGGTCGATCTACCGGGACGAGGTCACCGTCGAACACCTCACCCAGCTCTGGACCATGTTCGCCGCCATAGGCTCCGGTCACGAACTGTTCCAGGTCACCGCATCCATCGAGCGGTACGCCGGACATCCTCCACGCACACTGCGGGGAACCGAACGGTAG
- a CDS encoding GlxA family transcriptional regulator, which produces MRVVLMVVYDGFQLLDLAGPADVFSAAAALGATPGYRVEVAAMRAGPVRTSSGVVVTAEHALGDWHDPVDTLLVAGGLTFWTASADRELVAGIRQTAICAERVGSVCTGTFLLAHAGLLDGRRATTHWAGGDLLAEQFPTVTTEPDRIYVRDGHIWTSAGVTAGIDLALAIVAADHGPDLAREVARWLVVYLRRPGGQSQFSAPLASTPPQRNSLRTLQVWMEDHLSADLSLAGLAEHVGMSTRHFSRVFASETGTTPARYVEQVRIGAARRLLETTDQPMDRVAAAVGLGSPETLYRIFHRHLGIPPGEYRARFTRF; this is translated from the coding sequence ATGCGGGTGGTGCTGATGGTCGTCTACGACGGGTTCCAGTTGCTCGATCTGGCCGGGCCCGCCGATGTGTTCAGCGCGGCCGCGGCGCTGGGGGCGACGCCGGGATATCGGGTGGAGGTCGCGGCGATGCGAGCCGGGCCGGTGCGCACCTCCAGCGGGGTGGTGGTGACCGCCGAGCACGCGCTCGGAGACTGGCACGATCCGGTGGACACCCTGCTCGTCGCGGGCGGGCTGACCTTCTGGACCGCGAGCGCGGACCGGGAACTGGTGGCGGGCATCCGGCAGACGGCGATCTGCGCCGAACGCGTCGGGTCGGTCTGCACGGGCACCTTTCTGCTGGCGCATGCGGGACTGCTCGACGGCCGCCGGGCGACCACGCACTGGGCCGGCGGGGACCTGCTGGCCGAGCAGTTTCCCACGGTGACGACGGAGCCGGATCGGATCTATGTGCGCGACGGGCACATCTGGACCTCCGCGGGGGTCACGGCCGGGATCGATCTGGCCCTCGCCATCGTGGCCGCCGACCACGGACCGGATCTGGCACGTGAGGTCGCGCGCTGGCTCGTCGTCTATCTGCGCCGGCCCGGTGGGCAGAGTCAGTTCAGCGCGCCGCTCGCCTCCACTCCGCCGCAGCGGAATTCGCTTCGCACCCTGCAGGTCTGGATGGAGGACCATCTCAGCGCCGATCTCTCCCTCGCGGGGCTGGCGGAGCACGTCGGGATGAGCACCCGGCATTTCTCCCGGGTATTCGCGAGCGAGACCGGAACCACCCCGGCCCGCTACGTCGAACAGGTGCGGATCGGCGCGGCACGGCGGCTGCTGGAGACGACCGATCAGCCCATGGATCGGGTGGCCGCCGCCGTCGGACTGGGCAGTCCCGAGACGCTCTATCGAATCTTCCATCGCCACTTGGGCATCCCGCCCGGCGAGTATCGCGCTCGCTTCACCCGCTTTTGA
- a CDS encoding TauD/TfdA dioxygenase family protein gives METTTKNSAVRTGANQSMRLDGYPLIVGPFTHVAAERDRLSALRWQHFDAKQLGASIGAELSGVDLTAELADEVVAEIRQALHEYKVVFFRDQPMTPAQHVAFAQRFGELEIHPFIPSSTTEPELVRFEKSAEVAGFENSWHHDVTWRAQPSMGAVLHGVSIPPLGGDTLFADMYAAYESLDDDTKALIENLEAVHDYTQAFGRFVPDDQRAQMRERFPAVNHPVVCTHAATGRRHLYVNRIFVSHIDGMDLDQSRALIDRLCRQADAPEHQCRFQWEPDSVAFWDNRAVQHYAASDYWPAIRIMERASIIGPRPAR, from the coding sequence ATGGAAACGACCACGAAGAACTCCGCTGTCCGCACCGGCGCGAATCAGTCGATGCGCCTGGACGGTTACCCGCTGATCGTGGGCCCGTTCACCCATGTGGCCGCCGAACGCGATCGGCTCTCCGCACTGCGCTGGCAGCATTTCGACGCCAAGCAGCTGGGTGCGAGCATCGGCGCCGAGCTCAGCGGTGTGGACCTCACGGCGGAGCTGGCCGACGAGGTGGTCGCGGAGATCCGGCAGGCGCTGCACGAATACAAGGTCGTGTTCTTCCGGGATCAGCCGATGACGCCCGCGCAGCACGTTGCCTTCGCACAGCGGTTCGGCGAGTTGGAGATTCACCCGTTCATTCCGTCCAGTACCACCGAGCCCGAGCTCGTCCGCTTCGAAAAGAGCGCTGAGGTAGCCGGATTCGAGAACTCCTGGCATCACGATGTGACCTGGCGTGCGCAGCCGTCCATGGGTGCGGTGCTGCACGGCGTCTCGATTCCGCCGCTGGGCGGCGACACCCTCTTCGCGGATATGTATGCCGCCTACGAATCCCTGGACGACGACACCAAGGCGCTGATCGAGAATCTCGAGGCGGTGCACGATTACACCCAGGCCTTCGGCCGCTTCGTACCCGATGATCAGCGCGCGCAGATGCGGGAGCGCTTTCCGGCGGTCAACCATCCGGTGGTCTGCACGCATGCCGCCACCGGTCGCCGCCACCTCTACGTGAATCGGATCTTCGTCTCGCACATCGACGGTATGGATCTGGACCAGAGCCGTGCCCTGATCGACCGGCTGTGCCGCCAGGCCGATGCGCCCGAACATCAGTGCCGCTTCCAGTGGGAACCCGATTCGGTCGCCTTCTGGGACAACCGGGCGGTCCAGCACTACGCCGCGAGCGACTACTGGCCCGCGATCCGCATTATGGAGCGGGCCTCGATCATCGGACCGCGACCGGCGCGCTGA
- a CDS encoding TetR/AcrR family transcriptional regulator, whose product MTTRSQSSTADSQDDADVPMGRAEVVAAVLTHAADLFAERGPAATSIRDIATRSGVNHGLIFRHFGAKDQLVAAVLDYLAAHSAELIEAKADRAELEAKVERQWKVLARAILDGYEVGRLQQRFPTMSSLVDQVRERHDNDRDARLAVANTVALEMGWRLFEPFLRSATGLQDLSESELREAINAETGRIIEPH is encoded by the coding sequence ATGACTACACGTAGTCAATCGTCTACAGCAGACTCTCAGGATGATGCCGACGTCCCGATGGGCCGCGCGGAGGTGGTCGCGGCGGTACTGACCCATGCCGCCGATCTCTTCGCCGAACGCGGTCCGGCCGCCACCTCGATTCGCGATATCGCCACCCGCTCCGGGGTCAATCACGGCCTGATCTTCCGGCACTTCGGCGCCAAGGATCAGCTCGTCGCGGCCGTGCTGGACTACCTCGCGGCGCATTCCGCCGAGCTCATCGAGGCCAAGGCCGACCGTGCGGAGCTGGAGGCAAAGGTCGAACGGCAGTGGAAGGTGCTCGCGCGGGCCATACTCGACGGCTACGAGGTCGGCAGGCTGCAGCAGCGCTTCCCGACCATGTCCAGCCTGGTCGACCAGGTCAGGGAGCGCCACGACAACGATCGTGATGCCCGGCTCGCCGTCGCCAATACCGTTGCCCTGGAAATGGGCTGGCGACTGTTCGAACCGTTCCTGCGCTCGGCCACCGGATTACAGGATCTGTCCGAATCGGAACTGCGCGAGGCGATCAATGCCGAGACCGGGCGGATCATCGAACCGCACTGA
- a CDS encoding helix-turn-helix domain-containing protein → MAKIGRRKRSRLTTQAFLSGAGTRPAEAPVKKKAEARAAKSAEVKTAEASAPKAAAAQPVEATAAAAGAPDIKALADKVKERRREKSWTQGDVAKQGGPAAGTISQIERCLIEEPTAETLTKLDAGLEWPADTAAAILRGNLVGA, encoded by the coding sequence ATGGCGAAGATCGGTAGGCGGAAGCGGTCACGACTGACCACGCAGGCGTTTCTGTCCGGTGCGGGCACCCGGCCGGCAGAGGCGCCGGTGAAGAAGAAGGCCGAGGCGCGCGCGGCCAAGTCGGCCGAGGTGAAGACCGCCGAGGCGAGTGCGCCGAAGGCCGCCGCGGCACAACCGGTCGAGGCGACCGCGGCCGCCGCGGGTGCTCCGGATATCAAGGCGCTGGCCGACAAGGTGAAGGAGCGCCGTCGCGAAAAGAGCTGGACCCAGGGCGATGTCGCCAAGCAGGGCGGACCGGCGGCCGGAACGATCAGCCAGATCGAGCGCTGCCTGATCGAGGAGCCCACGGCGGAGACGCTGACCAAGCTCGACGCGGGACTGGAATGGCCGGCCGATACCGCCGCGGCCATCCTGCGCGGGAACCTGGTCGGCGCGTAG
- a CDS encoding cytochrome P450 family protein, whose protein sequence is MSELLDAWFFADPHRFYRRWREQGPVRRVDFGDGLDRWLILGYDEGRAALADPRLCKDIRRFDTVLARKRPGARRNPRPDIVLRHMLNADPPDHTRLRKAVGKAFTPRRVAQLQPIISQTANELLDGMAGHDQVDLLEAFAVPLPVTVISHLLDVSIQDRDTFRAWSRTLVGTPDPGSDPARAYGEIGQFLRNMLRDKRAHPGDDLLSTLLTDDDARLSEPEIVGMALLLLVAGHETTVNLIGNGTLALLHNRAWLERLRADPELIPGAIEEFLRFNGPVDMATPRFTVEPITVGDTVIPAGEIVYIGLAAGNRDPRHYPDPDDLDPTADRAGHLAFGHGIHFCVGAPLARLEGKIAFSTLLQRFPHLSLAVEDSRLRWYANPVIHGLTALPVRLQP, encoded by the coding sequence GTGAGCGAACTGCTCGATGCCTGGTTCTTCGCCGATCCGCACCGGTTCTACCGCCGCTGGCGGGAGCAGGGGCCGGTGCGTCGCGTCGATTTCGGTGACGGCCTCGACCGCTGGCTGATTCTCGGGTACGACGAGGGCCGGGCGGCACTGGCCGATCCGCGACTGTGCAAGGACATCCGCCGATTCGATACCGTGCTGGCGCGCAAACGCCCTGGGGCACGACGCAATCCGCGGCCCGATATCGTGCTGCGCCATATGCTCAATGCCGATCCGCCCGACCACACCCGACTGCGCAAGGCGGTCGGCAAGGCCTTCACGCCGCGGCGGGTGGCACAGTTGCAGCCGATCATCTCGCAGACCGCGAACGAACTGCTCGATGGGATGGCCGGGCACGATCAGGTCGATCTGCTGGAGGCCTTCGCGGTCCCGCTGCCGGTCACGGTGATCAGCCACCTGCTGGATGTGTCCATCCAGGACCGCGACACCTTCCGCGCCTGGAGCCGGACGCTGGTCGGGACGCCCGATCCCGGCAGCGACCCGGCCCGCGCCTACGGCGAGATCGGGCAGTTCCTGCGAAATATGCTGCGGGACAAGCGCGCACATCCCGGTGACGATCTGCTGTCCACCCTGCTCACCGATGACGATGCGCGGCTGAGCGAGCCGGAGATCGTGGGCATGGCCCTGCTGCTCCTGGTCGCCGGCCACGAGACCACGGTGAACCTGATCGGCAACGGCACCCTCGCCCTGCTGCACAATCGCGCCTGGCTGGAGCGGCTGCGCGCCGATCCGGAGCTGATTCCCGGCGCGATCGAAGAATTCCTGCGCTTCAACGGCCCGGTCGATATGGCGACGCCCCGCTTCACCGTCGAGCCGATCACGGTGGGCGACACCGTCATTCCGGCCGGAGAAATCGTCTATATCGGCCTGGCCGCCGGCAATCGCGACCCCCGCCACTATCCCGACCCGGATGATCTGGACCCCACCGCCGACCGTGCGGGCCACCTCGCCTTCGGCCATGGCATCCACTTCTGTGTCGGCGCTCCCCTGGCCCGCCTGGAAGGCAAGATCGCCTTCAGCACTCTGCTCCAGCGCTTCCCGCATCTGAGCCTGGCCGTCGAGGACTCCCGGCTGCGCTGGTATGCGAATCCGGTGATCCACGGGCTCACCGCATTACCGGTCCGGTTACAGCCTTAG
- a CDS encoding LLM class flavin-dependent oxidoreductase, with amino-acid sequence MDIGIALPTMCRGYDRRSTVDWCLQAEQGPFSSISCGERMSFHNPEMWTTLAAAAALTERVRIIANVAVLPAHPPALVAKQAATIDVLSDGRLTVGVGVGARPDDYRSLASDFGYRHDRLDRGVAEMRALWSGVPSTPGGDPIGPPCVQAGGPPILAGALGPKSLARAARWADGVVAFSLSGVPAEIAWAADSARKAWVTAARDTAPRLVSGCFYVLGVPDPTAVLREFTADYLAFFGAETAGTTAAAMTTFDAAAIHRALDGAEAAGLDEFILVPGSTDLAVLDAMITLVESR; translated from the coding sequence ATGGATATTGGTATCGCACTGCCCACCATGTGCCGGGGCTATGACCGGCGCTCGACCGTGGATTGGTGCCTGCAGGCCGAACAGGGACCGTTCTCCAGCATTTCGTGCGGTGAGCGGATGTCCTTCCACAATCCGGAGATGTGGACGACGCTGGCGGCGGCCGCGGCACTGACCGAACGCGTCCGGATCATTGCCAATGTTGCTGTGCTGCCGGCACATCCGCCTGCCCTGGTGGCGAAACAAGCCGCGACAATCGATGTCCTGTCGGACGGCCGGTTGACGGTGGGCGTCGGTGTCGGCGCCCGGCCTGATGACTACCGCAGTCTCGCATCGGATTTCGGTTATCGGCACGACCGCCTGGATCGCGGGGTCGCCGAAATGCGCGCGCTGTGGTCCGGTGTCCCGTCCACGCCGGGCGGCGACCCCATCGGCCCGCCGTGTGTGCAAGCGGGTGGCCCGCCGATCCTGGCCGGCGCGCTCGGGCCGAAATCGCTCGCCCGCGCGGCCCGGTGGGCCGACGGCGTGGTCGCCTTCAGCCTCAGCGGCGTGCCCGCGGAGATCGCCTGGGCCGCCGACTCGGCCCGGAAGGCATGGGTCACCGCCGCACGAGATACCGCGCCCCGCTTGGTGAGTGGCTGCTTCTACGTTCTCGGCGTACCCGACCCGACCGCGGTGCTGCGCGAGTTCACCGCCGACTATCTGGCCTTCTTCGGGGCCGAGACCGCCGGGACCACGGCCGCCGCGATGACCACCTTCGATGCCGCCGCGATACACCGCGCACTCGACGGCGCGGAAGCCGCCGGTCTGGACGAATTCATCCTGGTCCCCGGCTCCACCGACCTGGCAGTGCTCGACGCGATGATTACACTGGTCGAATCACGCTGA
- a CDS encoding saccharopine dehydrogenase NADP-binding domain-containing protein, whose translation MAVFAIYGATGHTGRLVTTELLARGQDVIVSGRDPQALAGLGQARVLAAPLDDPGALRALAEAADVIIHCAGPFSTTGLPVATAAVEGGCHYIDHSVEVHYVKQLFDTFPERAQRAGITMLPSVSFYGGLGDLLAGAVARDISDIDRVTVAYAVHNWKMTHGAVETARLLFADTDRIGFEDGAPRFGFVEPRNAIFAFPPPVGPRTMIAPVPFPEAVTVPRHVRTRAVEAQLTARTFEEEQAFSSENVDDDERADSEFTITAQVLGAHGAAAGNLRGRDLWLAAALTSVEAAVRLTEGAAKSGVASPGEAFDSTEFLTTLAGRGVFTLELPEQR comes from the coding sequence ATGGCTGTATTTGCGATTTACGGGGCCACCGGCCATACCGGGCGCTTGGTCACCACCGAACTCCTCGCTCGCGGACAGGATGTCATCGTGTCCGGGCGGGATCCGCAGGCCCTTGCCGGGCTGGGCCAGGCCCGGGTGCTGGCCGCGCCACTCGATGATCCGGGGGCGCTCCGTGCGCTCGCCGAGGCGGCCGACGTCATCATTCACTGTGCGGGGCCCTTCTCCACCACCGGATTGCCGGTCGCCACCGCCGCGGTCGAGGGCGGTTGTCACTACATCGATCACTCCGTCGAAGTGCACTATGTGAAGCAGCTTTTCGACACCTTCCCCGAGCGGGCACAGCGGGCCGGGATCACCATGCTGCCCAGCGTGAGTTTCTACGGCGGGCTGGGTGATCTGCTGGCGGGCGCGGTCGCCCGGGATATATCCGATATCGACCGTGTCACCGTGGCCTACGCGGTGCACAACTGGAAGATGACGCACGGGGCGGTGGAGACGGCCCGGCTGCTGTTCGCCGATACCGACCGCATCGGATTCGAGGACGGCGCACCGCGGTTCGGATTCGTGGAACCGCGCAATGCGATCTTCGCCTTCCCGCCACCGGTCGGGCCGCGCACCATGATCGCCCCGGTGCCGTTCCCGGAAGCGGTCACCGTGCCCCGGCATGTGCGCACCAGGGCCGTGGAGGCCCAGCTCACCGCCCGCACCTTCGAGGAGGAACAGGCCTTCAGCAGTGAGAATGTCGACGACGACGAGCGCGCCGACAGCGAATTCACCATTACCGCACAGGTTCTCGGAGCACACGGTGCCGCGGCCGGAAATCTGCGCGGGCGCGATCTGTGGCTGGCCGCCGCACTGACCTCGGTCGAGGCCGCGGTCCGGCTCACGGAGGGCGCGGCCAAGAGCGGAGTGGCCAGTCCCGGCGAAGCTTTCGACTCGACGGAATTCCTGACCACCCTCGCCGGCCGCGGCGTCTTCACCCTCGAACTCCCGGAACAGCGGTGA
- a CDS encoding DJ-1/PfpI family protein, with product MTFQIAIVLYPGMTVLDAIGPYEVLRSLPDSELRFVSNEVGPIVSDSGVLVLGATHTFAETPAPDLVLVGGSGTATTEAMANRELIDWLRGVHPKTQWTTSVCTGSLILAAADILRGHPATSHWSAQPMLAAFGAESRPHERIVRSGKIVTAAGVSAGIDLGLWLVGEIAGTEAAQMVQLGIEYDPQPPFDTGHPDKAPADLLRKTRLEMTKYAARPRIPLDIATVFWHLTLNRVRERGFARR from the coding sequence ATGACCTTCCAAATCGCCATTGTGCTGTACCCGGGCATGACCGTCCTGGACGCGATCGGTCCCTACGAGGTGCTGCGCTCACTGCCCGACAGCGAATTGCGGTTCGTCTCCAATGAAGTCGGGCCGATCGTCTCCGACAGCGGCGTGCTGGTCCTGGGCGCGACGCACACCTTCGCGGAGACACCGGCCCCGGATCTGGTGCTGGTGGGCGGCTCGGGAACGGCGACAACCGAGGCCATGGCCAATCGGGAGCTCATCGACTGGCTGCGCGGCGTGCATCCGAAGACGCAGTGGACCACCTCGGTATGCACCGGATCGCTGATCCTGGCGGCGGCGGACATCCTGCGGGGACACCCGGCGACCTCGCACTGGTCGGCCCAGCCGATGCTGGCCGCCTTCGGCGCGGAATCGCGACCGCACGAGCGGATCGTGCGCAGCGGCAAGATCGTCACCGCCGCAGGCGTTTCCGCGGGGATCGATCTGGGATTGTGGCTGGTCGGCGAGATCGCCGGAACCGAAGCCGCGCAGATGGTGCAGCTGGGCATCGAGTACGACCCGCAGCCGCCCTTCGACACCGGGCATCCGGACAAGGCCCCCGCCGATCTGCTGCGCAAGACCCGCCTCGAGATGACGAAATACGCTGCCAGGCCGCGAATTCCGCTGGATATCGCGACCGTCTTCTGGCATCTCACCCTCAATCGTGTCCGCGAACGCGGGTTCGCGCGGCGCTGA